In Bactrocera oleae isolate idBacOlea1 chromosome 5, idBacOlea1, whole genome shotgun sequence, a genomic segment contains:
- the LOC106615818 gene encoding seminal metalloprotease 1 isoform X1 — protein sequence MILYTYNICILIVESVCDRLFSLVINVRKLICDELKHSTYTCTQLRDSKHGDCAHLFAVKVLGNVARSLTFYAAFEFWSEDSDTNLWEHCGLFEGDIMLHREWLRNGLLKEKFTWPDATVPFYIDSNDFNQTQMMTILEAFKEYHEKTCIRFRPYEKGDTNWIIIKGNYTGCWSSVGRRQGGQVLNLNTPRCVSHGVIVHELLHALGFYHQQSSTERDEYVKINWENILDGHAHNFNKYARTHITNFGVEYDYQSVMHYSSKAFTKNGKPTIEPLDPYASLGQRKGLSKKDISKLNEMYQEDCNADDLFSFDRLGSYLDELLELFQNSLFRRNRPEKRTRNVTNEM from the exons AACACtccacatacacatgcacacagcTAAGAGATTCGAAGCATGGCGATTGTGCTCATTTGTTTGCGGTGAAAGTTCTCGGGAATGTTGCACGTTCTTTGACCTTTT ACGCGGCCTTCGAGTTTTGGTCCGAGGATAGTGATACGAATCTGTGGGAGCATTGTGGCCTTTTCGAGGGCGATATTATGCTGCATCGCGAGTGGTTACGTAACGGCTTATTGAAGGAGAAGTTCACATGGCCTGACGCGACGGTGCCATTTTACATTGACAGCAATGATTTCA ATCAAACGCAAATGATGACCATTTTGGAGGCCTTCAAAGAGTACCACGAAAAGACTTGCATACGCTTTCGGCCCTATGAAAAGGGCGACACCAATTGGATAATCATTAAAGGCAATTATACCGGCTGCTGGTCCAGCGTGGGCCGTCGACAAGGCGGACAg GTACTTAACCTCAATACACCGCGTTGCGTCTCGCATGGTGTCATCGTGCACGAACTGCTGCACGCGCTCGGCTTCTATCACCAGCAAAGCTCAACGGAACGCGATGAGTATGTGAAGATCAACTGGGAGAACATACTCGATGGGCATGCGCACAACTTCAACAAAtacgcacgcacacatataaCCAACTTTGGCGTGGAGTATGATTATCAGAGTGTAATGCATTACAGTTCGAAGGCGTTCACGAAGaatggcaagccgaccattgaACCGCTG GATCCATATGCCTCTTTGGGCCAACGCAAAGGACTTTCCAAAAAGGACATATCCAAGCTGAATGAAATGTACCAGGAGGACTGCAATGCGGATGATCTATTTAGCTTTGATCGGCTGGGCTCGTATTTAGACGAATTGTTAGAGTTATttcaaaatagtttatttaGACGAAACCGTCCAGAAAAACGTACACGAAATGTAACAAATGAAATGTGA
- the LOC106615818 gene encoding seminal metalloprotease 1 isoform X2 produces the protein MRKYYLIIAIYGAYFSTHRHFAQALSAFRPAVPPLPRWSANMQMLRRHNNAAFEFWSEDSDTNLWEHCGLFEGDIMLHREWLRNGLLKEKFTWPDATVPFYIDSNDFNQTQMMTILEAFKEYHEKTCIRFRPYEKGDTNWIIIKGNYTGCWSSVGRRQGGQVLNLNTPRCVSHGVIVHELLHALGFYHQQSSTERDEYVKINWENILDGHAHNFNKYARTHITNFGVEYDYQSVMHYSSKAFTKNGKPTIEPLDPYASLGQRKGLSKKDISKLNEMYQEDCNADDLFSFDRLGSYLDELLELFQNSLFRRNRPEKRTRNVTNEM, from the exons atgcgtaaatattatttaataattgcgATATACGGCGCTTACTTCAGCACACATCGGCACTTTGCGCAGGCGCTGAGCGCCTTTCGGCCGGCGGTGCCGCCATTGCCGCGTTGGAGTGCCAATATGCAAATGCTGCGGCGTCACAACA ACGCGGCCTTCGAGTTTTGGTCCGAGGATAGTGATACGAATCTGTGGGAGCATTGTGGCCTTTTCGAGGGCGATATTATGCTGCATCGCGAGTGGTTACGTAACGGCTTATTGAAGGAGAAGTTCACATGGCCTGACGCGACGGTGCCATTTTACATTGACAGCAATGATTTCA ATCAAACGCAAATGATGACCATTTTGGAGGCCTTCAAAGAGTACCACGAAAAGACTTGCATACGCTTTCGGCCCTATGAAAAGGGCGACACCAATTGGATAATCATTAAAGGCAATTATACCGGCTGCTGGTCCAGCGTGGGCCGTCGACAAGGCGGACAg GTACTTAACCTCAATACACCGCGTTGCGTCTCGCATGGTGTCATCGTGCACGAACTGCTGCACGCGCTCGGCTTCTATCACCAGCAAAGCTCAACGGAACGCGATGAGTATGTGAAGATCAACTGGGAGAACATACTCGATGGGCATGCGCACAACTTCAACAAAtacgcacgcacacatataaCCAACTTTGGCGTGGAGTATGATTATCAGAGTGTAATGCATTACAGTTCGAAGGCGTTCACGAAGaatggcaagccgaccattgaACCGCTG GATCCATATGCCTCTTTGGGCCAACGCAAAGGACTTTCCAAAAAGGACATATCCAAGCTGAATGAAATGTACCAGGAGGACTGCAATGCGGATGATCTATTTAGCTTTGATCGGCTGGGCTCGTATTTAGACGAATTGTTAGAGTTATttcaaaatagtttatttaGACGAAACCGTCCAGAAAAACGTACACGAAATGTAACAAATGAAATGTGA
- the fu gene encoding serine/threonine-protein kinase fused isoform X2 produces the protein MNRYTVSALIGEGSFGRVYKAVRKEDAQVVAIKVISKRGRSSRELKNLRRECEIQAHLKHTNVIEMLESFETKNDLIVVTEFALIDLHRYLARNGALPEEKAQRLICHLVSALYYLHSNRILHRDLKPQNVLLNEDLHAKLCDFGLARNMTMGTHVLTSIKGTPLYMAPELLAERPYDHQADLWSLGCISYECMAGAPPFCTTSILHLVKLIKHEEVKWPSFLSSECRSFLQGLLEKDPSLRISWTQILCHPFVEGKLFIAGIKANNSPFTNPQKQKNTKSTRSQSSSSKAEELSERIASMNLANTSHCTNDNLTSSRDSINAIPPSDIENLETDVEENTVTVPFADQSYRDATELKVHNGDIVVPHFNIVTEAAVAAPAINSQTCFVSGNTNMILNHMNDNFMYLENTNSAPPQQMHQPQQKSPSDNAKLQDTSPNTNVNVKVARSKDLEKRKLSQNLDNFSLRLGQSFDVEAQRKTNERREKDKDRNKEKEQKCSKSMAQSADEKRSTENSPPCLLPGWDSCDESQSPPIENDEWLAFLNRTMQEVLDGELDSLKQHNLVSIIVAPLRNSKAIPKVVDSVAQLLSLPFVADESPCTIELIQNVYIDVKLVPNLMYASKLLICHKGTGDSSASLTQPHGGRAVRAMEELNNEEICTTSRLYDLICHLVHLKLQFLTQFCDAVAILAANELLINLLQHDFKNANAVRISNCILGLLTCVLRELPENADLVERVIFSSKLNLLALFSNSDDLLRMRMCMLFRLLARFSLRGLQSVWCTELKKAIERLADDDNLEVRQIAESTLEELRHFTFYA, from the exons ATGAATCGTTACACAGTGAGTGCGCTAATAGGCGAAGGATCATTTGGGCGGGTCTACAAAGCCGTACGCAAAGAGGATGCACAAGTTGTAGCCATAAAGGTTATATCAAAG CGCGGACGCAGTAGTCGGGAGCTGAAAAATTTGCGGCGAGAATGTGAAATACAGGCGCATCTTAAGCATACGAATGTCATTGAAATGCTGGAATCGTTCGAGACGAAAAACGATCTGATTGTAGTCACTGAATTTGCACTTATTGATCTGCATCGCTACCTGGCGCGCAATGGCGCTTTACCAGAGGAAAAGGCACAACGTCTCATTTGCCATTTAGTATCGGCACTTTACTATCTGCATTCCAATCGCATACTGCACCGCGATCTCAAACCGCAGAACGTGTTGCTCAATGAGGATTTACATGCAAAATTGTGTGATTTCGGTTTAGCGCGCAACATGACCATGGGTACGCATGTGCTGACTTCTATCAAAGGCACACCCTTATATATGGCGCCAGAGTTACTGGCTGAGCGTCCATATGATCATCAGGCTGACTTATGGTCCTTGGGCTGTATATCGTATGAGTGCATGGCCGGAGCGCCGCCTTTCTGTACAACGTCTATATTGCATTTGGTGAAATTGATTAAACACGAAGAGGTTAAATGGCCAAGCTTCTTAAGTAGCGAATGTCGCTCTTTTTTACAG GGATTGCTGGAAAAAGACCCATCGTTGCGCATATCTTGGACACAAATATTGTGTCATCCCTTCGTGGAAGGCAAACTCTTTATCGCCGGAATCAAAGCGAATAATTCACCATTCACTAACCCACAAAAGCAAAAGAATACAAAAAGTACACGCTCGCAAAG TTCCAGCTCAAAAGCAGAGGAGCTCTCGGAACGTATTGCCTCCATGAATCTTGCAAACACTTCGCATTGCACAAACGACAATTTGACTTCATCACGTGACAGTATTAACGCTATACCACCTAGTGATATTGAGAATCTCGAAACGGATGTTGAAGAGAACACCGTTACTGTGCCATTCGCTGATCAATCCTACAGAGATGCTACCGAATTGAAAGTCCACAATGGTGACATTGTTGTGCCCCACTTCAATATTGTAACGGAAGCAGCTGTGGCGGCACCTGCAATTAATTCACAAACTTGCTTTGTCAGCGGCAATACCAACATGATACTCAACCACATGAATGACAATTTTATGTATTTGGAAAACACAAATTCCGCGCCACCACAGCAAATGCATCAGCCGCAACAAAAGTCTCCCTCCGATAATGCCAAGTTGCAAGACACTTCGCCAAATACGAATGTGAATGTCAAAGTAGCTCGCAGCAAGGATTTGGAAAAGCGCAAACTCAGCCAGAATTTGGACAATTTCTCACTGCGCTTGGGACAGAGTTTCGATGTGGAAGCGCAGCGCAAAACCAATGAACGCAGAGAGAAAGATAAAGACAGAAACAAGGAGAAGGAGCAAAAGTGCAGCAAGAGCATGGCGCAATCTGCCGATGAAAAGCGCAGCACCGA aaattcacCACCATGTCTGCTGCCTGGTTGGGACTCCTGCGATGAGTCGCAGAGCCCACCTATTGAAAATGATGAGTGGCTGGCGTTTTTGAATCGCACAATGCAGGAAGTATTAGACGGTGAATTGGATTCGTTAAAGCAGCACAATTTG GTAAGCATCATAGTGGCGCCACTGCGCAATTCAAAGGCCATACCAAAAGTGGTGGACAGTGTGGCCCAACTTTTGTCGCTGCCATTTGTGGCCGATGAGTCACCCTGTACTATTGAGCTGATTCAAAAT GTTTATATCGACGTAAAGCTCGTGCCCAATCTCATGTATGCTTCGAAATTGTTGATCTGCCACAAGGGCACCGGCGATTCGAGCGCTTCCTTGACACAGCCACATGGCGGACGTGCCGTGCGCGCCATGGAGGAACTGAATAACGAGGAAATATGCACCACATCACGTCTCTATGATCTCATCTGCCATTTGGTTCACTTAAAGCTGCAGTTCCTAACACAATTCTGCGATGCAGTGGCCATATTGGCGGCAAACGAACTGCTAATTAACCTGCTGCAACATG ATTTCAAGAATGCCAACGCGGTGCGCATCTCGAACTGCATTTTGGGGCTGTTGACATGCGTACTGCGCGAGCTGCCGGAAAATGCGGATTTGGTGGAGAGAGTCATATTCAGCAGCAAGTTGAATTTGTTAGCGCTTTTCAGCAACAGCGACGATTTGCTGCGCATGCGCATGTGCATGCTCTTTCGCTTGTTGGCGCGTTTCAGTCTGCGCGGCTTGCAAAGTGTTTGGTGCACAGAGCTTAAAAAAGCAATCGAACGTTTGGCCGATGACGACAACTTGGAAGTGCGACAG ATTGCCGAAAGCACTTTAGAAGAACTGCGACATTTCACTTTCTATGCATAA
- the fu gene encoding serine/threonine-protein kinase fused isoform X1 translates to MNRYTVSALIGEGSFGRVYKAVRKEDAQVVAIKVISKRGRSSRELKNLRRECEIQAHLKHTNVIEMLESFETKNDLIVVTEFALIDLHRYLARNGALPEEKAQRLICHLVSALYYLHSNRILHRDLKPQNVLLNEDLHAKLCDFGLARNMTMGTHVLTSIKGTPLYMAPELLAERPYDHQADLWSLGCISYECMAGAPPFCTTSILHLVKLIKHEEVKWPSFLSSECRSFLQGLLEKDPSLRISWTQILCHPFVEGKLFIAGIKANNSPFTNPQKQKNTKSTRSQSSSSSKAEELSERIASMNLANTSHCTNDNLTSSRDSINAIPPSDIENLETDVEENTVTVPFADQSYRDATELKVHNGDIVVPHFNIVTEAAVAAPAINSQTCFVSGNTNMILNHMNDNFMYLENTNSAPPQQMHQPQQKSPSDNAKLQDTSPNTNVNVKVARSKDLEKRKLSQNLDNFSLRLGQSFDVEAQRKTNERREKDKDRNKEKEQKCSKSMAQSADEKRSTENSPPCLLPGWDSCDESQSPPIENDEWLAFLNRTMQEVLDGELDSLKQHNLVSIIVAPLRNSKAIPKVVDSVAQLLSLPFVADESPCTIELIQNVYIDVKLVPNLMYASKLLICHKGTGDSSASLTQPHGGRAVRAMEELNNEEICTTSRLYDLICHLVHLKLQFLTQFCDAVAILAANELLINLLQHDFKNANAVRISNCILGLLTCVLRELPENADLVERVIFSSKLNLLALFSNSDDLLRMRMCMLFRLLARFSLRGLQSVWCTELKKAIERLADDDNLEVRQIAESTLEELRHFTFYA, encoded by the exons ATGAATCGTTACACAGTGAGTGCGCTAATAGGCGAAGGATCATTTGGGCGGGTCTACAAAGCCGTACGCAAAGAGGATGCACAAGTTGTAGCCATAAAGGTTATATCAAAG CGCGGACGCAGTAGTCGGGAGCTGAAAAATTTGCGGCGAGAATGTGAAATACAGGCGCATCTTAAGCATACGAATGTCATTGAAATGCTGGAATCGTTCGAGACGAAAAACGATCTGATTGTAGTCACTGAATTTGCACTTATTGATCTGCATCGCTACCTGGCGCGCAATGGCGCTTTACCAGAGGAAAAGGCACAACGTCTCATTTGCCATTTAGTATCGGCACTTTACTATCTGCATTCCAATCGCATACTGCACCGCGATCTCAAACCGCAGAACGTGTTGCTCAATGAGGATTTACATGCAAAATTGTGTGATTTCGGTTTAGCGCGCAACATGACCATGGGTACGCATGTGCTGACTTCTATCAAAGGCACACCCTTATATATGGCGCCAGAGTTACTGGCTGAGCGTCCATATGATCATCAGGCTGACTTATGGTCCTTGGGCTGTATATCGTATGAGTGCATGGCCGGAGCGCCGCCTTTCTGTACAACGTCTATATTGCATTTGGTGAAATTGATTAAACACGAAGAGGTTAAATGGCCAAGCTTCTTAAGTAGCGAATGTCGCTCTTTTTTACAG GGATTGCTGGAAAAAGACCCATCGTTGCGCATATCTTGGACACAAATATTGTGTCATCCCTTCGTGGAAGGCAAACTCTTTATCGCCGGAATCAAAGCGAATAATTCACCATTCACTAACCCACAAAAGCAAAAGAATACAAAAAGTACACGCTCGCAAAG TAGTTCCAGCTCAAAAGCAGAGGAGCTCTCGGAACGTATTGCCTCCATGAATCTTGCAAACACTTCGCATTGCACAAACGACAATTTGACTTCATCACGTGACAGTATTAACGCTATACCACCTAGTGATATTGAGAATCTCGAAACGGATGTTGAAGAGAACACCGTTACTGTGCCATTCGCTGATCAATCCTACAGAGATGCTACCGAATTGAAAGTCCACAATGGTGACATTGTTGTGCCCCACTTCAATATTGTAACGGAAGCAGCTGTGGCGGCACCTGCAATTAATTCACAAACTTGCTTTGTCAGCGGCAATACCAACATGATACTCAACCACATGAATGACAATTTTATGTATTTGGAAAACACAAATTCCGCGCCACCACAGCAAATGCATCAGCCGCAACAAAAGTCTCCCTCCGATAATGCCAAGTTGCAAGACACTTCGCCAAATACGAATGTGAATGTCAAAGTAGCTCGCAGCAAGGATTTGGAAAAGCGCAAACTCAGCCAGAATTTGGACAATTTCTCACTGCGCTTGGGACAGAGTTTCGATGTGGAAGCGCAGCGCAAAACCAATGAACGCAGAGAGAAAGATAAAGACAGAAACAAGGAGAAGGAGCAAAAGTGCAGCAAGAGCATGGCGCAATCTGCCGATGAAAAGCGCAGCACCGA aaattcacCACCATGTCTGCTGCCTGGTTGGGACTCCTGCGATGAGTCGCAGAGCCCACCTATTGAAAATGATGAGTGGCTGGCGTTTTTGAATCGCACAATGCAGGAAGTATTAGACGGTGAATTGGATTCGTTAAAGCAGCACAATTTG GTAAGCATCATAGTGGCGCCACTGCGCAATTCAAAGGCCATACCAAAAGTGGTGGACAGTGTGGCCCAACTTTTGTCGCTGCCATTTGTGGCCGATGAGTCACCCTGTACTATTGAGCTGATTCAAAAT GTTTATATCGACGTAAAGCTCGTGCCCAATCTCATGTATGCTTCGAAATTGTTGATCTGCCACAAGGGCACCGGCGATTCGAGCGCTTCCTTGACACAGCCACATGGCGGACGTGCCGTGCGCGCCATGGAGGAACTGAATAACGAGGAAATATGCACCACATCACGTCTCTATGATCTCATCTGCCATTTGGTTCACTTAAAGCTGCAGTTCCTAACACAATTCTGCGATGCAGTGGCCATATTGGCGGCAAACGAACTGCTAATTAACCTGCTGCAACATG ATTTCAAGAATGCCAACGCGGTGCGCATCTCGAACTGCATTTTGGGGCTGTTGACATGCGTACTGCGCGAGCTGCCGGAAAATGCGGATTTGGTGGAGAGAGTCATATTCAGCAGCAAGTTGAATTTGTTAGCGCTTTTCAGCAACAGCGACGATTTGCTGCGCATGCGCATGTGCATGCTCTTTCGCTTGTTGGCGCGTTTCAGTCTGCGCGGCTTGCAAAGTGTTTGGTGCACAGAGCTTAAAAAAGCAATCGAACGTTTGGCCGATGACGACAACTTGGAAGTGCGACAG ATTGCCGAAAGCACTTTAGAAGAACTGCGACATTTCACTTTCTATGCATAA
- the LOC106615816 gene encoding uncharacterized protein, whose product MSLSEISNKFTENTLDEIIQKAGGTKHTSYKFGEGFKKGDSYLSRVYRLTVFGVNETNGSTLEVHLICKGMPDNIARRKVFHSADFFRNEINFYTKVVPAWEAFQARRKPANSFTEYPKCFASHCDGQNDFIALENVSFRGYNAPNRQDYISLEDAILTMRTLGRFHGISLAFRALEPENFEIAAKGLEETYYNEAKRSWYIGFLGLACNVAKDAVEKTYSGTEYETIAKKFLQPTPLYDDLIKLVSSDSPLAAIGHGDCWTPNFLTRYSKDQHPEAIVIIDFQLARRASIAVDISFFIYSCTSEALRESHYEQLLKEYHQSACALIADLGADPTAVFSWEAFQEEMRRFARFGCGMGIESLPMSLIEDDEVADLDDMKEDAVLTDVWNIKPFKEQKKRERIAQIFKHAIDQGYITN is encoded by the exons ATGAGTCTATCCGAAATTTCAAACAAGTTCACTGAAAATACGTTGGATGAAATTATCCAGAAAGCCGGTGGCACTAAGCACACTTCCTATAAATTTGGCGAAGGTTTCAAGAAAGGCGACTCCTATCTGAGTAGAGTGTATCGACTTACTGTCTTCGGCGTAAATGAGACTAATGG CTCAACACTCGAAGTGCATCTGATTTGCAAAGGCATGCCGGATAATATTGCGCGCCGAAAAGTGTTTCACTCAGCGGATTTCTTccgaaatgaaataaatttttacacaaaagtGGTGCCTGCTTGGGAAGCATTTCAAGCGCGTCGCAAGCCCGCCAATTCATTTACGGAATACCCAAAATGTTTCGCTTCGCACTGTGATGGTCAAAACGATTTTATTGCATTGGAAAACGTCAGTTTCCGTGGGTATAATGCGCCAAATAGACAAGATTACATATCCCTCGAAGATGCGATATTGACTATGCGTACATTGGGACGCTTCCACGGTATTTCATTAGCATTCCGTGCCTTAGAGCCCGAAAATTTCGAAATAGCCGCAAAAGGTTTGGAG GAAACATACTATAATGAAGCCAAACGTTCCTGGTATATTGGTTTCCTCGGTTTAGCCTGTAATGTTGCTAAGGATGCAGTGGAAAAAACTTATTCCGGCACAGAATACGAAACTATAGCTAAGAAGTTTTTACAACCCACACCGCTGTATGATGATCTTATAAAACTTGTTTCATCGGACT CACCACTCGCGGCTATTGGACATGGCGATTGCTGGACACCAAACTTTTTAACCCGTTACTCTAAGGACCAGCATCCAGAGGCTATCGTTATCATAGATTTCCAATTAGCGCGTCGTGCTTCCATCGCCGTCGATATATCATTCTTCATCTACTCTTGCACAAGTGAGGCGCTGCGTGAATCTCATTACGAACAGCTATTGAAG GAATATCACCAGAGCGCTTGTGCGCTGATCGCCGATTTAGGTGCTGATCCGACAGCGGTCTTCAGTTGGGAAGCTTTCCAAGAAGAAATGCGCCGTTTTGCGCGATTCGGTTGCGGTATGGGCATTGAATCATTGCCAATGTCATTGATCGAAGACGACGAAGTGGCCGATTTGGATGACATGAAGGAGGATGCAGTGCTCACCGATGTCTGGAACATCAAGCCATTTAAAGAGCAGAAAAAACGCGAACGCATTGCACAGATTTTCAAGCATGCCATTGATCAAGGCTATATAACAAACTAA
- the Hexo2 gene encoding chitooligosaccharidolytic beta-N-acetylglucosaminidase: MAITSEFLHLTIVVFLLIATAQTVEESAKWICTSTDLCVIDSAANIGDAKRFESQNDCRLSCGRYGAIWPMPNGDCNLSNERVRFDPWKVRFNVVAPDPATTQYLRESNRIFVSNMLKECLRNCSLPNSKEVYVKATVSSNSLVLDWGTNETYQLILRTTEMAMFVDIKAQTVYGARHALETLSNLITGSKENGLLLVKAARVRDGPIYPHRGLLLDTARNYMPLRVISRVLDGMAASKMNVLHWHVVDTQSFPLEITRVPELQQFGAYGPDLVYSRVDTQNMVRYARLRGIRIIIEIDGPSHAGNGWQWGPMSGLGNMAVCVNEQPWRSYCIEPPCGQLNPLNENMYSIMKEIYEDLAEVNAPEETIHMGGDEVFIPCWNRTDEITRRMRDTGYDLSLRSFYKLWAEFHQKNLDSWDNVTQRQYARNPIPKSVILWSSHLTDPDIIVEHLPKERYIIQTWVESDKTLNNDLLLKGYRIIVSTKDAWYLDHGFWGRTEYHNWKKVYDNRMEVHPLVLGGEVCMWSEFVDQSSVEARIWPRAGAAAERLWANPKLSSLLVQTRFLRYRERLLSRGIKPDAVIPKWCVLNEGQCL, encoded by the exons atgGCCATAACCAGCGAGTTCCTGCATTTAACCATTGTTGTATTCCTTCTAATAGCCACAGCCCAGACAGTCGAAGAAAG CGCCAAATGGATCTGCACCTCAACAGATTTGTGTGTCATCGATTCGGCGGCAAATATTGGTGATGCCAAGCGCTTCGAGAGCCAGAATGATTGTCGCCTCTCATGCGGCAGATATGGTGCTATCTGGCCCATGCCCAATGGCGACTGCAACTTATCCAACGAACGCGTGCGTTTCGACCCCTGGAAGGTGAGATTCAATGTGGTGGCGCCCGACCCGGCTACCACGCAGTATTTGCGAGAGTCGAATCGCATTTTCGTCAGTAATATGCTGAAGGAGTGTCTGCGGAACTGTTCGCTGCCGAATAGCAAAGAAGTTTACGTAAAGGCTACAGTTAGTTCGAATAGTTTGGTGTTAGACTGGGGCACGAATGAGACTTATCAGCTGATTTTGCGCACAACAG AGATGGCTATGTTTGTTGATATCAAAGCGCAAACAGTCTACGGGGCTAGGCATGCGCTGGAAACCTTGAGTAATCTCATAACAGGCAGCAAAGA AAATGGTCTGCTGTTGGTGAAAGCTGCTCGAGTTCGCGATGGACCCATTTACCCGCATCGTGGCTTGCTTTTGGACACCGCTCGCAATTATATGCCTTTGCGGGTGATCAGTCGCGTGCTTGACGGTATGGCAGCCTCGAAGATGAATGTGCTGCACTGGCATGTGGTCGATACTCAAAGCTTTCCACTGGAAATTACGAGAGTTCCCGAATTACAGCA GTTTGGCGCCTACGGACCCGATTTGGTTTACAGCCGCGTCGACACTCAAAACATGGTGCGCTACGCACGCCTGCGCGGCATACGCATTATTATCGAAATCGATGGGCCCTCACATGCTGGAAATGGTTGGCAGTGGGGCCCCATGTCGGGGCTTGGCAACATGGCGGTCTGTGTCAATGAACAGCCTTGGCGTTCATATTGCATTGAGCCACCATGTGGGCAATTAAATCCACTCAACGAGAATATGTATAGCATAATGAAAGAGATTTACGAAGATCTTGCTGAGGTGAATGCACCCGAGGAGACAATTCATATGGGTGGCGATGAGGTGTTTATACCCTGCTGGAATCGCACAGACGAGATAACACGTCGCATGCGCGACACCGGTTATGATTTGAGTTTACGCAGCTTTTACAAGCTGTGGGCAGAATTTCATCAGAAAAACTTGGACTCATGGGATAATGTAACACAGCGACAGTATGCACGTAATCCAATACCCAAATCGGTAATACTGTGGTCGAGTCACTTGACAGATCCCGATATTATAGTCGAGCATCTACCCAAAGAACGTTACATCATACAAACGTGGGTGGAATCAGATAAAACTCTGAACAAcgatttgctgctaaagggTTATCGCATTATAGTGTCTACGAAGGATGCCTGGTATTTGGATCATGGTTTCTGGGGACGTACGGAGTATCACAATTGGAAGAAGGTGTATGATAATCGCATGGAAGTGCATCCACTTGTGTTAGGCGGTGAAGTGTGCATGTGGAGTGAGTTTGTGGATCAGAGTTCTGTGG agGCACGTATATGGCCACGCGCTGGTGCTGCAGCAGAACGACTATGGGCGAATCCGAAACTATCGAGCTTGCTGGTGCAGACACGGTTCTTACGTTATCGCGAACGTCTTTTGTCGCGCGGCATAAAACCCGACGCTGTCATACCGAAGTGGTGTGTGCTGAACGAGGGGCAGTGTTTGTag